The following coding sequences are from one Stigmatopora nigra isolate UIUO_SnigA chromosome 12, RoL_Snig_1.1, whole genome shotgun sequence window:
- the spred2b gene encoding sprouty-related, EVH1 domain-containing protein 2: MIEETHPNDDSYIVRVKAVVMTRDDSSGGWLAQDGGALSRVGVCCLRPLELPALPLLSNSKFLIRGERIRDKQVIMDCPLRKDLVYTIATPTFHHWRVEDRRCGLSFQSPSDARAFDRGVRKAIEDLAEGSTTSSTALQNEGELGDDDVFTNATDSSSNSSSQKLDSCLPPFESSPLPQRHKFMPGYRHNLHDSYRLSDHYLLDQPLSRLPHVTFQEDEEIVRINPRERSWERSGDRVNERLQGRPSDRSWLTGYEDYRHATMRDKFIQMEDNESYVHFAKTEVQKHDYTYPLAPTLSPSNSDPALGPFTSKGRHGGSYRQGFSVISSQPRSFLPSSSLSLNGGKSPKEDGLERVQCEHCGDAFLVAENRRGTCQDAPDPVKGCVRRVSCMWLADTMLYHCMSDPEGEYSDPCSCDGGEGSRLGTRWLALVGLSLVAPCLCLYPPLNACHRAGSACGCCGGRHKALS, from the exons TGATAGCTACATTGTGCGTGTGAAAGCAGTGGTGATGACGCGGGACGACTCAAGTGGAGGCTGGCTGGCCCAGGATGGCGGTGCACTCAGTAGGGTCGGGGTGTGTTGCCTGCGACCACTTGAACTACCCGCGCTGCCACTCTTGAGCAACTCCAAATTCCTCATCCGAGGCGAGCGGATACGGGACAAACAG GTGATCATGGACTGTCCGCTGAGGAAGGACTTGGTGTATACTATTGCCACGCCCACTTTTCACCACTGGAGGGTGGAGGACCGTAGATGTGGCCTGTCTTTCCAGAGTCCGTCTGATGCCAGGGCATTCGACAGGGGCGTGCGGAAGGCCATCGAAGATTTGGCTGAAG GCTCCACAACCTCCTCTACGGCACTCCAAAATGAAGGCGAACTAGGCGACGACGACGTCTTCACC AATGCCACCGACAGCTCATCCAACTCCTCCTCCCAGAAGCTAGATAGCTGCCTGCCACCATTCGAGTCCTCGCCTCTTCCGCAAAGACACAAGTTCATGCCAGGATATCGCCACAACCTTCATGACTCGTACCGGCTATCTGACCACTACCTTCTAGATCAG CCTTTGTCACGCCTTCCCCATGTCACGTTCCAGGAGGATGAGGAAATTGTCCGCATCAACCCACGTGAGCGTAGTTGGGAGCGGTCGGGGGACCGCGTCAATGAACGCCTCCAGGGCCGTCCATCAGACCGGTCCTGGCTCACGGGCTATGAGGATTACCGTCATGCCACCATGCGTGACAAGTTTATCCAGATGGAGGACAATGAATCCTACGTCCACTTCGCCAAGACCGAGGTTCAGAAGCACGACTACACGTACCCGCTGGCCCCAACCCTGTCTCCTTCAAACTCAGACCCAGCCCTCGGACCCTTCACCAGCAAGGGTCGACACGGGGGATCCTACCGCCAGGGCTTCTCTGTGATCTCCTCGCAGCCTCGGTCCTTCCTGCCCAGCTCCTCTCTGTCACTCAATGGGGGTAAGAGCCCCAAGGAGGATGGTCTGGAGCGGGTTCAATGTGAGCACTGCGGTGATGCCTTCTTGGTAGCTGAAAACAGACGTGGCACGTGCCAGGATGCACCCGACCCCGTGAAGGGCTGTGTCCGGCGAGTAAGCTGCATGTGGCTGGCAGACACTATGCTCTATCACTGCATGTCCGACCCGGAAGGGGAATACTCGGATCCATGCTCCTGCGACGGGGGTGAGGGGAGCCGGCTGGGTACGCGCTGGCTAGCCCTTGTTGGCCTGTCTCTGGTGGCGCCCTGCCTCTGCCTGTACCCACCCCTGAATGCGTGCCATCGAGCGGGCTCAGCGTGTGGTTGCTGCGGAGGACGACACAAAGCCCTCAGCTGA